Proteins encoded by one window of Gouania willdenowi chromosome 4, fGouWil2.1, whole genome shotgun sequence:
- the LOC114462549 gene encoding centrosomal protein of 135 kDa-like, with protein sequence MNSNAERKFISLRKRLDQLGYRQPLGIESLPLVEKLFSDLIHTTESLRNAKLSVGKTEKNSQNFDALLEPYKAENARVVKENNELHLELLKLREEKDRVTRELKSHVRKLDHQTSDLKFLNNQYVHKVRCLEKDSKAKAERIQQLQEKNMQAVVQTPGGKTHSIPFRRQRMQIADLVPPSSTSAYPVQQPDDPYLADLLLLADGRIHELQDDIVKVKLDLENAQDFIKHLQSQVKEREKEIERLNHALQGGRPHDVISLEAQNISNEKLISHLNLQIEYLQETNRTLQQKVEALQQKKEDVSTEVANLSLKNLELCEELSHIDDLAKRIEMDKEHVLETADMELQEAKKEIQRQQKCIEDLEDIVTQLRQEQSEGQFDKDRLHDKLVELKGQNEKLEGLVNFLEDEKTRLQDKVEKMMVSDRELVLELEAMRIKHGVCGRERSPSRLDAFVKSLEEERDRYRREAELYKRAKGSAGLEQSPIQSRGRSPQSKGGVVQTELLHLIRERDHLKAALMDFEKQMENIESNVKALSSERDHFETLFKQAQEELQQGRGMDRSTEVLKLKEKLKRADVKLGQITADRDLLIEKLKVAQTSIYTGRDAEERSYVDLENNIKSLEQERVAMRSQLCLIKEKLEATEEELKARSAVMVVSAEEASQQRAESSALRSLQEQMEQSLSDAQHRLSMKMNELHNAYLQIEKLEQRLEELSRHSSKHNEEVATLQKSVSSLDKEKDALQDEIDQKTEKLVHVQEELSKKEKTLVDVRLTVQNMESSLAQLQGALNSREREISSLRRQLDVSQEEHAKFRREKDVAIRENRRLQDDLATMTRENQAVHGEMEEALHEKDELKMRVHAYISEVSRIERLMEAREQENRDLLERFKITHSVIEEREQKLQQAEDLNSSIRLELLSSDTERRHLRDSVNQREREIQQHTQALQAYEAQVSSLVRGMSRLEENLQQAQEEKASLLSDLASVRELCVKLDSGKELITRQLTSKSMDLERLTGELEDVRSEAELLKKQLASERLTVRNLETLLSTNRHKEFQTHLTASERESELKLLRDRLTLADSKTAEHTKEVSQLRSKVSQLQTEMDVLKRQLTTERFERERAVQEMRRQGLSFSSLQSSTSLSGSSSSHHVSPEHSILRTLDHSTEPSAEKSVSFKEQ encoded by the exons TGATCTGATTCATACGACTGAGAGCCTACGCAATGCCAAACTGTCTGTGGGTAAGACTGAGAAAAACAGCCAAAACTTTGATGCTCTCCTGGAGCCCTATAAGGCTGAGAATGCCCGAGTTGTGAAGGAAAACAACGAACTGCATCTTGAGCTCTTAAAGCTGAGGGAGGAGAAGGATCGTGTAACTCGAG AACTTAAAAGCCATGTCAGAAAACTGGACCACCAGACGTCTGACTTAAAGTTTTTAAACAACCAGTACGTGCACAAGGTTCGATGCCTGGAGAAAGATAGCAAGGCCAAAGCTGAGCGAATCCAgcagctgcaggagaagaaCATGCAAGCTGTGGTACAGACACCAG GAGGAAAAACGCACAGTATTCCGTTCAGACGGCAAAGGATGCAAATTGCTGATCTCGTGCCTCCCTCCTCTACATCAGCATATCCTGTCCAGCAGCCTGATGACCCATATCTGGCTGACCTGCTGTTGCTTGCAGATGGAag AATTCACGAGTTGCAGGATGACATAGTTAAAGTCAAACTCGATCTGGAAAATGCTCAGGACTTTATAAAACACTTACAATCTCAG gtgaaagagagagagaaagaaatagAGCGCTTAAATCATGCACTTCAAGGTGGACGGCCACACGATGTTATATCGCTCGAGGCTCAGAACATCAGCAATGAGAAGCTCATCTCCCATCTTAACCTTCAG ATTGAGTACCTGCAAGAGACCAATAGGACACTGCAGCAGAAAGTAGAGGCACTGCAGCAGAAAAAGGAGGACGTCTCCACTGAAGTGGCCAATCTGTCTTTAAAGAACTTGGAGCTGTGTGAGGAGTTGTCCCACATTGATGACCTTGCCAAACGGATAGAGATGGACAAGGAACACGTGTTGGAAACTGCTGACATGGAGCTCCAAGAAGCTAAG AAAGAAATTCAGAGGCAGCAGAAATGTATTGAAGACCTGGAAGATATTGTCACTCAACTTAGACAG GAGCAGTCAGAAGGACAGTTTGACAAAGACCGTCTTCATGACAAGCTGGTGGAGCTCAAAGGGCAGAATGAGAAGCTGGAAGGCCTCGTCAACTTCCTGGAAGATGAGAAAACCAGGCTTCAGGATAAAGTGGAGAAGATGATGGTGTCTG atagaGAGTTAGTGTTGGAGTTGGAGGCGATGCGGATTAAACACGGGGTCTGTGGCCGTGAGCGCTCTCCATCTCGCCTGGATGCATTTGTCAAGAGTCTTGAGGAGGAAAGGGATCGCTATCGCCGTGAGGCGGAGCTTTACAAACGGGCCAAAGGATCTGCTGGTTTGGAGCAGAGTCCCATTCAGAGCAGAGGCAGGAGTCCCCAGTCAAAG GGAGGCGTTGTTCAGACGGAGCTGTTACATTTAATTAGAGAAAGAGATCATCTTAAAGCTGCTCTGATGGACTTTGAGAAGCAGATGGAGAACATTGAAAGTAACGTGAAGGCTCTGAGCTCAGAGAGGGACCATTTTGAAACCCTGTTCAAACAA GCTCAAGAGGAGTTACAGCAGGGCAGGGGAATGGACAGATCAACTGAGGTCCTGAAACTGAAAGAAAAGCTGAAACGGGCAGATGTGAAACTTGGTCAGATCACTGCCGACAGAGATTTACTCATCGAGAAGTTAAAG GTTGCTCAGACTTCAATTTATACAGGCAGAGACGCAGAAGAACGAAGCTATGTCGATCTAGAGAATAACATAAAGAGT CTCGAGCAGGAAAGAGTGGCCATGCGGTCACAGCTGTGTCTGATTAAAGAAAAATTGGAGGCAACAGAGGAGGAGCTGAAGGCTCGATCTGCTGTGATGGTCGTCTCTGCAGAGGAGGCGTCTCAGCAGAGGGCGGAGTCCAGTGCTCTCAG GTCGCTACAGGAGCAGATGGAGCAATCATTGTCTGATGCTCAGCACAGACTGTCTATGAAGATGAACGAGCTGCACAACGCCTATCTTCAGATCGAAAAGCTGGAGCAGagattag AGGAGCTGAGTCGGCACAGCTCCAAGCATAATGAGGAAGTTGCTACTCTTCAGAAGTCAGTTTCCTCCCTGGACAAAGAGAAGGACGCTCTGCAAGATGAAATAGatcaaaagacagaaaaactggTGCATGTCCAGGAGGAACTATCGAAGAAG GAAAAGACCCTGGTGGATGTGAGACTCACAGTACAGAACATGGAGAGCTCGCTTGC CCAGCTGCAGGGAGCCTTAAACAGCCGAGAGAGGGAAATTAGCAGTCTGAGGAGACAACTGGACGTTTCTCAAGAGGAGCACGCGAAATTTAGGAGAGAGAAAGATGTTGCTATCAGAGAGAACCGACGGCTTCAAGATGACCTCGCTACAATGACCAGAGAGAAccaa GCTGTGCACGGAGAAATGGAAGAAGCGCTACATGAGAAGGATGAGCTGAAGATGAGGGTCCACGCCTACATTTCTGAAGTATCCAGGATTGAGAGACTAATGGAAGCGAGG GAGCAGGAGAACCGGGATCTGCTGGAGCGTTTTAAGATAACCCACTCTGTGATAGAGGAACGGGAGCAGAAGCTGCAGCAGGCTGAGGACTTGAATAGCTCCATCCGCCTGGAGCTGCTGTCCTCAGACACTGAACGGAGACACCTGCGGGACTCTGTCAaccagagggagagagaaatccagcag CACACACAGGCTCTGCAGGCATATGAGGCTCAGGTGTCATCGCTGGTACGTGGGATGTCCCGATTAGAGGAGAACCTGCAACAAGCACAGGAGGAAAAAGCCTCTCTGCTCTCAGATCTAGCTTCGGTCAGGGAGCTGTGTGTCAAACTAGATTCTGGCAAAGAGCTGATAACACGGCAGCTAACTTCAAAGAGCATGGACCTTGAGCGG CTCACAGGAGAACTGGAGGATGTTCGGTCAGAAGCAGAACTTCTTAAGAAGCAACTGGCCAGTGAGAGGCTGACTGTGCGTAACCTGGAGACACTTCTCTCCACCAACCGGCACAAAGAGTTCCAAACTCATCTGACAGCCAGCGAGAGAGAGTCGGAGCTCAAACTGCTACGAGACCGACTCACTCTGGCTGACAGTAAAAC TGCAGAACATACGAAGGAGGTGTCCCAGCTTCGCAGCAAAGTGTCTCAGTTGCAAACAGAGATGGACGTTCTGAAGAGACAGCTGACCACAGAGCGCTTTGAACG TGAACGAGCGGTTCAGGAGATGCGTAGGCAGGGTCTTTCCTTCTCATCTCTACAAAGCTCTACGTCCCTCAGTGGCTCCAGCAGCTCCCACCATGTCTCCCCAGAGCACTCCATCCTCCGAACCCTGGACCACTCCACAGAGCCTTCAGCAGAGAA GAGTGTGAGCTTCAAAGAACAATAA
- the chst14 gene encoding carbohydrate sulfotransferase 14 produces MPPPRQEHGGKRSTAVTFLQTSVSPGSVRRGFGSTVLPSLLTFLVIVASGGLLVMIEKGMLNDMVTQPTPRGVQRLVFSQKAGKASAGGLDQESQILLEIRNRTINSMCRQKNSPHGLSSLSPQQRKTLLKHVLVNDRYRFLYCYIPKAACSNWKRMLKVLNGALESSDTNSKMDHRHDLLSLSSMTDEEIDYRLKHYFKFTFVREPMERLLSAYRNKFGEVESYQRNYGVEIIKRYRNGGLADESERGDDVTFLEYVRYLLDEDVEQMNEHWMPMYNLCQPCAISYDFIGSHEHLERDAEFVLQQIGAPLSVRFPVRQSWYKPVTKETLHYYLCSLPQKLRRDLLSKYVLDFVLFAYPFPNVTTKNCRH; encoded by the exons ATGCCTCCCCCGCGTCAGGAGCACGGCGGTAAGCGGAGCACCGCGGTCACCTTCCTCCAGACCAGCGTCAGCCCGGGCTCCGTCCGCCGCGGCTTCGGCTCCACCGTGCTGCCCTCCCTGCTAACCTTCCTGGTGATAGTCGCCTCTGGAGGCCTGTTGGTCATGATAGAGAAAGGAATGCTGAACGATATGGTGACCCAGCCGACTCCCCGCGGGGTCCAGCGGCTGGTGTTCAGCCAAAAAGCCGGAAAAGCCAGCGCAGGAGGCCTGGACCAGGAGTCCCAG ATCCTCCTGGAGATTCGTAATCGTACcatcaacagcatgtgcaggcaGAAGAACTCTCCCCATGGTTTGTCATCTTTAAGCCCCCAGCAGAGGAAGACGCTACTGAAGCACGTCCTGGTAAATGACAGGTATCGCTTCCTCTACTGTTACATCCCCAAAGCGGCGTGCTCCAACTGGAAGCGGATGCTGAAGGTGTTGAACGGAGCTCTGGAGAGCAGCGACACCAACAGCAAGATGGATCACCGCCATGACCTTTTGTCTCTGTCCTCCATGACGGATGAAGAAATCGATTACCGCCTcaaacactactttaagttCACGTTTGTGCGGGAGCCCATGGAGCGTCTGCTGTCCGCCTACAGGAACAAGTTCGGGGAGGTCGAGTCGTATCAGAGGAATTACGGCGTGGAGATAATAAAGCGGTACAGAAACGGCGGCCTGGCAGACGAATCCGAAAGAGGAGACGATGTAACCTTTTTAGAGTATGTGCGATATTTGCTGGACGAGGATGTGGAGCAGATGAACGAGCACTGGATGCCCATGTACAACTTGTGCCAGCCTTGTGCCATTTCCTACGATTTCATTGGCTCCCACGAGCACCTGGAGCGAGACGCCGAGTTTGTGCTCCAGCAAATCGGGGCGCCTCTTAGCGTGCGCTTCCCCGTCAGACAAAGCTGGTACAAGCCGGTGACCAAAGAGACGTTGCATTATTACTTGTGTAGTTTACCACAGAAGCTGCGGAGGGACCTGCTGTCCAAGTACGTTTTagactttgttttatttgcttatCCCTTCCCCAACGTCACCACTAAGAACTGTCGGCATTAA